AACCGCCTGGTTGTTGGCTTTCGAGAAACCAAGATTGCGTGCGTTTTGAATGAGGCGCACGCGAGGATGCGGTTTCACCGCCTCCGCCACGAGTTCATCTTCAGGGCTGTTGTTGACGACGATCGTTTCAAACGATTCCGGCGCCGGAATGGAGGTCAGCGATTCAAGGCACTGTCCGAGGATGGAGCCATGATTGTAATTGACTATGATGCAGGACAGGTCTGGTTTCACGGCGCGCGTCTGGCTTGAGGGAGCGAATTGATAATCCATCGCTATTCTGGTACAAATTATTGCCGAAATCGATATTGAATTCAACCGGCGGAATTTCTGCAAACACCATTCACAGGAAATGATGATGTCCCACACTGAGGAAGAGCGTCCTTCAAGCTCCGCTGAAGGTTCTTCTGGCTCGCATTTTATTCGCCAGATCATAAAGCAGGATAACGAAAGCGGCAAGTTTGGCGGTCGCGTGCATACGCGTTTTCCCCCGGAACCCAACGGTTATCTCCATATAGGCCACGCAAAATCCATTTGCCTGAACTTTGGACTGGCGCAGGATTTGAACGGAGTTTGTAATCTGAGATTCGACGACACCAACCCGGCCAAGGAGGAACAGGCTTATGTGGAAGCGATTCAGGAGGATCTGCGCTGGCTTGGGTTCGACTGGAAAGAACCGGCGTTTTTTGCATCCGATTATTTTGAACAGCTCTATGAGTTTGCCCTGCAACTGATTCGCAAGGGTTCCGCTTATGTGGACGATCTGAGCCCGGACGAGATTCGCGAATACCGCGGGACCCTTTCGGAGCCGGGGCGGGAAAGTCCGTTCAGGAATCGACCGGTTGAAGAGAGTCTGGACCTGTTTGCGCGCATGAAATCCGGCGAGTTTGAAGGCGGCAGTCGCTCTCTGCGCGCCAAAATAGATATGAAATCCGGCAATCTGAACATGCGCGATCCGGTGATGTACCGCATTCTGAAGGCGTCGCACCATCGCACCGGGACGGAATGGTCGGTTTATCCCATGTATGATTTCGCGCATGGACTTTGCGATTCTCTGGAAAATATCACGCATTCGCTGTGTACCCTGGAGTTCGAAGATCATCGCCCGCTGTACGACTGGTTCCTGGATCAGTTGGAGATTTACCATCCTCAGCAGATTGAGTTCGCGCGTTTGAATCTGAACTACACGGTTTTGAGCAAACGCAAATTGCTCAAGATGGTGCAGGAAAAAATGGTGGATGGATGGAACGACCCGCGCATGCCGACGATTTCCGGTCTGAGGCGTCGCGGTTACACGCCGTCGGCGATCCGGGATTTTTGCGAACGCATCGGCGTGTCCAAAAGTCAGGGCACAGTGGACGTCGCCTTGCTCGAACATTGCGCGCGCGAGGATTTGAATAAAAGCGCGGCGCGGGTGATGGCGGTGCTCAATCCATTGAAGGTGGAATTGATCAATTACCCGGAAGGTGAAACGGAGGAACTGGTAGCGGAGAACAACCCGGAAGACCCGGAAGCGGGTTCCCGAAGCTTACCCTTTTCCCGAACCTTGTACATCGAGCAAGATGACTTCATGGAAGACCCGCCAAAGAAATTTTTCAGGCTGGGGCCGGGCAGGGAAGTGCGCTTGAAGCACGCCTATATTATCAAGTGCGAGGAGGTCGTTAAGGACGAGGCTGGGAATATCACCGTTCTCCGGTGTTCCTACGATCCGGACAGCAAGAGCGGCGGCTCTAATGCGGGGCGCAAGGTCAAGGGCACCCTGCACTGGGTGTCTGCCGAGCATGCGGTGGACGCGGAAGTGCGCTTGTACGACCGTTTGTTTCTGGATGAGAATCCCGGCGATGAAAAAGTGCGACCGGAACTGAAGGACGCGATCAATCCTGAATCCATGCAAACGCTTCAACAGTGCAAGGTCGAACCGAGTTTAGCCCAGGCAAGCCCGGAAAGCCGATACCAGTTCCTGCGACTGGGGTATTTTTGCGCAGACCAACCCCGACCCGACGGAGTTCCAGTTTTTAATCGCACCGTCACGCTCCGCGATACCTGGGGGAAAATTTTGAAACAAGGCTCCTGAATGACCCCAGAATGGAAAAAAATATCTATTCATATGATGCTTGGGAGAGATCAACGGCTTCATTGGCGCTTTAAATTGCAGAAAATATTCCTTGCTTTGGTCTATGTGGATTCGGGATTCGGAAAAAAATTTTCTTGTTGATTGTAAATGTAATTGGCGGTTTTTCAGTGTTTAGTCAGTTTCCAATATATTGATAGTATTTGTAAATATTATTCCTCGCCTTTGTTTGCAGTCATTTGCGAGAAATGTTCTGGGAAAAAGGTGGTTGACTTTATTTTTCATATTCCGCAAATTAGTAAGTAGAGCTTTCAATAGTTTAAATTCAATTATTTGCTTCTGCTTATTTTTTGATGGATATCGAACATTTAATTTCAGGCGATAACCAGAT
This window of the Candidatus Nitrohelix vancouverensis genome carries:
- a CDS encoding glutamine--tRNA ligase/YqeY domain fusion protein; this translates as MSHTEEERPSSSAEGSSGSHFIRQIIKQDNESGKFGGRVHTRFPPEPNGYLHIGHAKSICLNFGLAQDLNGVCNLRFDDTNPAKEEQAYVEAIQEDLRWLGFDWKEPAFFASDYFEQLYEFALQLIRKGSAYVDDLSPDEIREYRGTLSEPGRESPFRNRPVEESLDLFARMKSGEFEGGSRSLRAKIDMKSGNLNMRDPVMYRILKASHHRTGTEWSVYPMYDFAHGLCDSLENITHSLCTLEFEDHRPLYDWFLDQLEIYHPQQIEFARLNLNYTVLSKRKLLKMVQEKMVDGWNDPRMPTISGLRRRGYTPSAIRDFCERIGVSKSQGTVDVALLEHCAREDLNKSAARVMAVLNPLKVELINYPEGETEELVAENNPEDPEAGSRSLPFSRTLYIEQDDFMEDPPKKFFRLGPGREVRLKHAYIIKCEEVVKDEAGNITVLRCSYDPDSKSGGSNAGRKVKGTLHWVSAEHAVDAEVRLYDRLFLDENPGDEKVRPELKDAINPESMQTLQQCKVEPSLAQASPESRYQFLRLGYFCADQPRPDGVPVFNRTVTLRDTWGKILKQGS